Below is a genomic region from Halorubrum depositum.
CGGGTCGGCCGGGCGCTCGCCACACGACTGGAGCGGCGGGGTGAGTACGTCGTCATCGTCGAGATCGACGACGAGGTGGTCGAGCGGGCGCGCTCGGACGGGTTCACCGTGTACGAGGGCGACGGCAGCGACACGGAGACGCTGCGCGAGGCGGGGGTCGAGGACGCCAAGCGGCTGATCACGGTGACCGGCGACGACGACATCAACCTCCTCGCGTGCCAGCTCGCGATCACGAAGTTCGACGTGGAGTCGGTGTACTCGCGGGTGAACGAGCCGGACAACGTCGACGCCTTCGACAGCATCGGCGTGAAGGCGATCGACTCGCCGACGGCGACCGCGGTGGCCATCGACGACGAGATCGAGCGGCCGGCGATCACCCACTGGATGAACGAGCTCGGCGACAGCCACGACGTCCAAGAGGTAGAGATGACCGCGGAGCACCTCACCGGGAAGACGATCCGCGACCTCAACGCGGAGATCCCCGACGGCACCTTCGTCGCCGTCGTCAGCCGGAACGGGGAGAACCACGTGCCGTCGGCCGACAGCGTGCTGGAGTACGGCGACCACGTCACCTTCATCGGCGACACGGACGCGGTCAGGCGCGCGATGGAGCGGTTCCACCCGCACGATTAAGACGCCGACCGAGAGGCACCGTCCGTTCGCGGAGCGAGGGCGAGGAGCGTCGGAGCTGCGTTCGGTTGTTTATAAATGGTCGATGTTGGTGCGGTGAGTAGCTCCAAAGCCCCAGCCTCGTCGCTGGCGCCGTCGGCGCCAGCGACTCCAGCGAGAATCGAAGATTCTCTGGCAGCCGGCGCGTAGCGCCGGCGACCTCGCGCGTGCTCCTCACGCCCCGTTGGGCGTTCGGAGGCACGCGCCACCGCCCCTTCTAAATCGCGAATGAATAGGGGTACAGCGTGGAATTCACGCACGGCTCGCGGTGCTCGCCGTTTGTGCATCCGAAAACGTCCTGACGGAGTCTCACGCGAGCGGAGCGAGCGTGAGGCACGTCAGGACCGAACGCCGCGGCTGCCGAACGAAGTGAGGCAGCCGCAAAGTGAACGTCCTGACGGAGATTTGAACTCCGGTCCCTGGCTCCGCAAGCCAAGAGGATAGTCCACTACCCTACCAGGACTCAAGCAAACGTACCGCGGTGGAACTTAAGACGGTTACGGTCCGGAGGCCGCGTGGCGGAGGGTCGCACGCGACGCGGTCGGGGGCAGACGACCGCGCCGGATTGCACACCTTTTGTATCGAGGGGACCGATGGACCCGTATGACTGAACTCCGCTCCGCGACGGCGACGCCGCGGACCCGACCGGCGACCGCGGCCCGAACCGGACCGGCGACGGGCACGCGTTCAGCCGCGAGACCCCGGCAAGGACAACGCTTATCCGCGGACTCGACAACCGAGGAGGTACGCGTATGGGAGTGATAGAGGACGTCTACGGGGACCTCGACACCGACGTCGAGTTCGAGGAGTTCGAGGCGGCCGTCGAGGACAAGGTCGAGCAGATGGGCGGGCTCGCCGACGAGGAGACGGCTGCGATGCTGATCGCCCACGAACTGCGCGACGAGGAGGCCGACACGATCGCCGACATCGAGCCGGGGATGAACGACGTGAAGTTCCTCGGGAAGGTGACCTCCATCGGCGAGGTTCGGACCTTCGAGCGCGACGAGGAGGACGCCGAGGAGGGGCGCGTCTGCAACGTCGACGTCGCGGACGCCTCCGGCTCCGTGCGAGTCGCCCTCTGGGACGACATGGCCGCGGCGGCCGTCGAGGAACTGGAGGTCGGCCAAGTGCTCCGCGTCATGGGCCGCCCGAAGGAGGGGTACAGCGGGCTGGAAGTGAGCGCCGACAAGGTCGAGCCGGACGAGGACGCCGAGGTCGACGTGCAGGTGCTCGACACCTACCGCGTCGAGGACCTCTCGCTCGGCGCCTCCGACGTCGACCTCGTCGGGCAGGTGCTCGACACCGACTCGGTCCGGACGTTCGACCGCGACGACGGCAGCGAGGGGCGCGTGGCCAACCTCACCGTCGGCGACGAGACGGGCCGCGTGCGCGTCACGCTGTGGGACGACAAGGCCGGCCTCGCCGACGAGTTCGAGGCCGGCGAGGTCGTCGAGGTCGGCGACGGCTACGTCCGCGAGCGCGACGGCGACTTGGAGCTCCACGTCGGCGACCGCGGCACCGTCGAGCGCGTCGACGAGGACGTCGAGTACGTCCCCGAGACGACCGACATCGCCGACCTCGAGATCGGCGAGACGGTCGACGTCGGCGGCGGCGTCATCGAGACGGACCCGAAGCGCACGTTCGACCGCGACGACGGGTCGGAGGGACAGGTGCGGAACGTCCGGATCAAAGACGAGACCGGCGAGATCCGGGTCGCGCTGTGGGGCGACAAGGCCGACCGCGAGATCGACCTGGCGGACCGCGTCGTCTTCACCGACGTGGAGATCCAGGACGGCTGGCAGGACGACTTGGAGGCGTCCGCGAACTGGCGCTCGACGGTCACCGTCCTCGACGAGGGGGCGGAGGCGGCGGACGGGGCGTCCAGCGCCGACAGCGGGAGCGGCGACCGCGGCGCGGAGGACACGGGGCTCGGCGCCTTCGCCGAGGACGGACAGAAGGCGGCCGCCGAGGCCGTCTCGGGCGAGACCACCGGAGACGGCGGCGGGAGCGCCGGGTCCGGCGGCGCCGCGGCCGCGACGGCGGAGCGATCGGCCGAGGAGGTCGAGTTCACCGGGACCGTCGTCCAGACCGGCGATCCCGTCGTGCTGGACGACGGCCAGCGCACGAAGAGCGTCGAGACGGACGCGAGCCTGCGGCTCGGCGAGGAGATCACGGTCCGCGGGACGGAGCGCGACGGAACGATCGACGCCGACGACGTGTTCTGATCGGACGGCGGCGCGACGGGGGGATGGTCGACCGCCGGAGCGGCGGTCGACGACGAGAGCGACGCGCCGAGTAGCCGCGACGCCAGCGCTCGGGCGCGGAGACGCCGGTAACGGAAAGCGTTATACGGTACACGGACGCGACTGTGTGTATGAGTGTCGAGTTGCCGTTCGCGCCGGTCGACGGGATCATCCGGCGGAACGCCGGGGAGCTCCGGGTCAGCGCCGACGCCGCCGAGGAGCTGGCGCGCCGCATCCAGTTGCACGGCGCGGAGCTGGCGATCGACGCGGCCGAACGGGCAACCGAGGACGGGCGGAAGACGCTGATGGCCGCCGACTTCGGCGTCGAACAGGTGATCGCTCGCGAGGAGCTCACCCTGCCCGTCGCGCCCATCGATCGAATCGCGCGGCTCCGGATCGACGACCGATACCGGGTCGGCGTCGACGCGCGGATCGCGCTGGCCGACATCCTCGAGGACTACGCCGACAACGTCGCGAGCGCGGCCGCGACGCTCGCGCGACACGCCGACCGACGGACCGTACAGGCCGAGGACATCGAGACGTACTTCGCCCTGTTCGAGTAGATGCGGTTCGGCTACAGCGAGCGGTGTCTCGCGCACGACACGGGGGAGCGACACCCGGAGAACCCGGACCGACTGCGCGCGATCCGACGCGGCCTCGCCAAGCGGCACGGCGTCGAGTACACCGAGGCGGACCCGGCGACCCGCGCGGAGGTCGTCGCCGTTCACGACGCCGAGTACGTGGACGAGCTCAAGGCGTTCGTCGACGACGGGGGCGGGAGCTGGGACCCCGACACCGTCGCGAGCGGGGGGACGTGGGACGCCGCGCTCACCGCCGCGGGCCTCGCGCAGTGGGCGGCCCAGTCGGCGCTCGACGGGGCCGACGGCCGCGACACCCCCTTCGCGCTCGGCCGCCCGCCGGGCCACCACGCGGTTCCCGACGACGCGATGGGCTTCTGCTTTTTCAACAACGCCGCCGTCGCGGCCCAGACCGTCCTCGACGCGGGCGACGCGGACCGGGTCGCGATCTTCGACTGGGACGTCCACCACGGGAACGGCACGCAGGACGTGTTCTACGACCGGGGCGACGTGCTCTACTCGTCGATCCACGAGGACGGGCTCTACCCGGACACCGGCGACCTCGAGGAGA
It encodes:
- a CDS encoding histone deacetylase family protein; this encodes MRFGYSERCLAHDTGERHPENPDRLRAIRRGLAKRHGVEYTEADPATRAEVVAVHDAEYVDELKAFVDDGGGSWDPDTVASGGTWDAALTAAGLAQWAAQSALDGADGRDTPFALGRPPGHHAVPDDAMGFCFFNNAAVAAQTVLDAGDADRVAIFDWDVHHGNGTQDVFYDRGDVLYSSIHEDGLYPDTGDLEETGRGEGEGTTVNLPLAAGAGDGDYRYAIDEAIAPAIDRFDPDLLIVSAGFDAHRHDPISRMRVSSEGYAMMTDRIRSVADDVGAAEAYVLEGGYGLDTLAEGVSMVHETYDGRTPVTDDEEPDAKTESLVSELRELLDL
- a CDS encoding single-stranded DNA binding protein — encoded protein: MGVIEDVYGDLDTDVEFEEFEAAVEDKVEQMGGLADEETAAMLIAHELRDEEADTIADIEPGMNDVKFLGKVTSIGEVRTFERDEEDAEEGRVCNVDVADASGSVRVALWDDMAAAAVEELEVGQVLRVMGRPKEGYSGLEVSADKVEPDEDAEVDVQVLDTYRVEDLSLGASDVDLVGQVLDTDSVRTFDRDDGSEGRVANLTVGDETGRVRVTLWDDKAGLADEFEAGEVVEVGDGYVRERDGDLELHVGDRGTVERVDEDVEYVPETTDIADLEIGETVDVGGGVIETDPKRTFDRDDGSEGQVRNVRIKDETGEIRVALWGDKADREIDLADRVVFTDVEIQDGWQDDLEASANWRSTVTVLDEGAEAADGASSADSGSGDRGAEDTGLGAFAEDGQKAAAEAVSGETTGDGGGSAGSGGAAAATAERSAEEVEFTGTVVQTGDPVVLDDGQRTKSVETDASLRLGEEITVRGTERDGTIDADDVF
- a CDS encoding histone, which gives rise to MSVELPFAPVDGIIRRNAGELRVSADAAEELARRIQLHGAELAIDAAERATEDGRKTLMAADFGVEQVIAREELTLPVAPIDRIARLRIDDRYRVGVDARIALADILEDYADNVASAAATLARHADRRTVQAEDIETYFALFE